One Bacillus amyloliquefaciens DSM 7 = ATCC 23350 DNA window includes the following coding sequences:
- a CDS encoding PQQ-binding-like beta-propeller repeat protein, with amino-acid sequence MKTLAAGAAVAAALSVGAVSDLPAGKWLHPAAAQAAETVFKQNHAASGFLTGRYDAQAMSPTMFNWSRESRFTSNADGALKWEKNVPANPQNGAGAAVDGDGTVFIQSKDGKLTAYHPDGTVKWVTENLGTTYTLTPVLGTNGVIYLPSHDKKLYFIDKETGNILTSVPLSGAPSSDAAIGSDGTLYVSTLDNYIYAIKPTSPSTWTEKWKFKTNGVVGSAPVLASNGTLYMATYNNIFYAINSGTGQVKWSKTTSNGFKGYPVIDKDGTVYAGNQDGNLYAYTSTGAVKWTFPLNGFSSSSLAIDHNGNVYIGSGSGELFSISKTGNMNWSFYTDGPVRTAPLIDADGNVYFGSDDKNVYAVDADGNEKWRYQTDSNVISSPVLAEDGTLYAGTYTKLLAFGTKK; translated from the coding sequence ATGAAAACATTGGCGGCCGGCGCTGCGGTTGCTGCGGCTTTATCTGTGGGAGCGGTTTCTGATCTGCCGGCGGGAAAATGGCTGCATCCGGCCGCTGCTCAAGCTGCGGAAACGGTATTTAAACAAAATCACGCGGCATCCGGTTTCTTGACGGGACGGTATGACGCGCAGGCCATGTCTCCGACGATGTTCAACTGGTCAAGGGAAAGCCGGTTTACAAGCAATGCCGACGGCGCATTAAAATGGGAAAAAAATGTACCGGCCAATCCTCAAAACGGTGCGGGAGCCGCGGTTGACGGGGACGGTACCGTGTTTATTCAATCAAAAGACGGGAAGCTGACGGCGTATCATCCGGACGGTACTGTGAAATGGGTGACGGAAAACCTTGGGACAACCTATACGCTGACCCCGGTGCTCGGAACAAACGGTGTCATTTATCTTCCGTCCCATGATAAAAAACTGTATTTCATCGACAAAGAAACCGGAAACATTTTAACATCAGTTCCGCTGAGCGGAGCGCCGAGTTCCGATGCGGCTATCGGCTCTGACGGCACGCTGTATGTGTCGACGCTGGATAACTATATCTATGCGATTAAACCGACGTCTCCTTCGACATGGACGGAAAAGTGGAAATTTAAAACAAACGGTGTGGTCGGCTCCGCTCCCGTGTTAGCGTCAAACGGCACTTTGTATATGGCAACGTACAATAATATCTTTTACGCGATCAATTCAGGAACGGGCCAAGTGAAATGGTCAAAAACGACATCCAACGGGTTTAAAGGATATCCGGTTATTGATAAAGACGGCACCGTTTACGCCGGAAACCAAGACGGCAACCTATATGCCTATACGTCAACGGGTGCTGTAAAATGGACGTTCCCGTTAAACGGTTTCTCCAGCTCTTCATTAGCGATTGACCATAACGGCAATGTGTATATCGGTTCTGGAAGCGGCGAGCTGTTTTCGATCAGCAAAACCGGAAACATGAACTGGTCTTTCTATACGGACGGGCCTGTGAGAACGGCTCCGCTGATTGATGCAGACGGCAATGTGTACTTCGGCTCTGACGATAAAAACGTCTATGCGGTTGATGCTGACGGTAATGAAAAATGGCGCTATCAAACGGACAGCAACGTCATTTCCTCCCCGGTTCTGGCTGAAGACGGCACACTTTA
- a CDS encoding DUF5391 family protein, which produces MNQKKKGAVAVTLLSALVFCLLPVVGSLSPFAETGPNANRFNSLGMWAAVGQILFIYAVPLVMYILGVRVMKIIMAVFCGIGLIICAAVFLVTLLVITSSEQELSLYYGLLVWSGAAFIVNVMWYIIAFRPSPKHQQAM; this is translated from the coding sequence ATGAATCAAAAGAAGAAAGGTGCGGTTGCGGTGACACTGCTTTCCGCTCTGGTGTTTTGTTTATTGCCGGTCGTCGGCTCGCTTTCTCCGTTTGCAGAAACGGGGCCGAACGCGAATCGCTTTAACTCCTTAGGGATGTGGGCCGCCGTCGGTCAGATCCTTTTTATATATGCGGTCCCGCTCGTTATGTATATTCTCGGTGTTCGTGTCATGAAAATCATCATGGCCGTTTTTTGCGGAATCGGGCTCATCATTTGTGCGGCTGTCTTTTTGGTGACGCTATTGGTTATAACTTCTTCGGAACAGGAGCTGTCTCTTTATTACGGTCTTCTCGTTTGGTCAGGAGCGGCTTTTATCGTCAATGTGATGTGGTACATTATCGCGTTTCGCCCATCTCCAAAGCATCAGCAGGCTATGTGA
- a CDS encoding ArsR/SmtB family transcription factor, which translates to MEPILIHKALSNKTRSDIMTWLKHPEDHFDEKPYLEQGLSFRTGICVGDIQAKSELAQSVISSYLLTMQKAGLLESERIGKWTYYRRNEKQIKAFADYVQHQL; encoded by the coding sequence ATGGAACCGATATTGATTCATAAAGCGTTATCTAACAAAACACGAAGTGACATTATGACATGGCTCAAACACCCGGAGGACCATTTTGATGAAAAGCCTTATCTTGAGCAGGGCCTCAGTTTCCGCACCGGAATTTGCGTCGGTGATATTCAGGCGAAATCAGAGCTTGCGCAGTCCGTCATCTCCAGCTACCTGCTGACCATGCAAAAAGCCGGCCTGCTGGAATCTGAACGAATCGGAAAATGGACTTATTACAGAAGGAATGAAAAACAAATTAAAGCCTTTGCTGACTATGTTCAGCACCAGCTATAA
- a CDS encoding MFS transporter, translating to MKKSSSIFILFLALGVFGIITTEMGIIGVLPQVADRFHITASKAGWLVSIFAFIVAVSGPFLTLLASGINRKFILLLAVLMFAVSNAVYAYTAHFSVMLAFRIIPALCHPVFFSVALAAAARLVPAGQSGKAVTKVFSGITAGFAFGVPFTSYLAERLSLESAFLFGAIVSIIAFMGILLFLPSMPVTEKMSFRSQLGILRKPALWLNITAVICLFAAMFSVYSYFAEYLGRVSHMDGTWVSFMLMTFGVIMIAGNFVFGALLYKNMKKTVIVFPLLYTAAYLLIYGFGTSFAPMAVLVFVWGAVHSGGLIVSQTWLTAEAKEAPEFGNSLFVSFSNLGITIGTEAGGWFISHLGIHQLMWCGIMFSLLAFGLIMGRLAWGKRPLAEA from the coding sequence ATGAAAAAAAGCAGTTCCATCTTCATTCTATTTTTGGCATTAGGGGTTTTCGGCATTATCACGACCGAAATGGGCATTATCGGTGTTCTTCCGCAAGTGGCCGACAGATTTCACATCACCGCTTCAAAGGCGGGATGGCTCGTCAGTATCTTCGCGTTCATCGTCGCTGTGTCGGGGCCGTTTTTGACCTTGCTTGCTTCAGGCATAAACCGGAAATTCATTCTGCTTTTGGCTGTGCTGATGTTTGCCGTTTCAAATGCGGTCTATGCGTATACGGCGCATTTCAGTGTCATGCTTGCGTTTCGGATCATTCCCGCTTTATGCCACCCGGTGTTCTTTTCTGTAGCGCTTGCTGCTGCGGCCCGTCTTGTCCCCGCCGGCCAATCCGGAAAAGCCGTAACGAAAGTTTTTTCAGGCATCACCGCCGGGTTTGCGTTCGGCGTGCCTTTCACGTCTTATCTGGCGGAGCGTCTCTCCCTTGAATCGGCCTTCCTATTCGGCGCTATCGTCAGTATCATCGCTTTTATGGGCATTCTTCTCTTTTTGCCATCCATGCCGGTCACAGAAAAAATGTCTTTCAGAAGCCAGCTCGGCATCCTTCGCAAACCGGCTTTGTGGCTCAATATCACTGCCGTCATCTGTCTGTTTGCGGCCATGTTTTCTGTCTACAGCTATTTCGCGGAATACCTCGGGCGGGTGTCCCATATGGACGGCACATGGGTCAGCTTTATGCTGATGACGTTCGGGGTGATTATGATAGCCGGGAATTTCGTCTTCGGCGCTTTGTTATACAAAAATATGAAAAAGACCGTCATCGTGTTTCCGCTTCTTTATACGGCCGCCTACTTGCTCATATACGGGTTTGGGACGTCTTTTGCACCGATGGCTGTGCTCGTCTTCGTATGGGGCGCCGTTCATTCCGGCGGGCTCATTGTCAGCCAGACATGGCTCACTGCGGAAGCAAAGGAGGCACCTGAATTCGGCAACAGCCTGTTTGTCTCCTTTTCCAACCTCGGCATCACCATCGGAACCGAGGCGGGCGGCTGGTTTATTTCACATCTGGGGATTCATCAGCTGATGTGGTGCGGCATCATGTTCTCCCTTCTGGCTTTCGGGCTGATCATGGGGCGCTTGGCATGGGGAAAGAGGCCGCTCGCAGAAGCTTGA
- a CDS encoding RDD family protein, translated as MERPAGFWIRFLAYVIDQIIIGIPIFIIQFIGTFLFAAGAAAADPLMTENQFTISFLIFGVIPILLISIVISILYFSLLTASKMQGTLGKALLGLKVVNEGGGRISIGQAFGRAFASIISKLILYIGFIMAAFGEKKTLHDIICSTRVVYK; from the coding sequence ATGGAAAGACCGGCAGGATTTTGGATTCGGTTTCTGGCTTATGTCATTGATCAGATCATCATAGGAATTCCGATTTTTATCATTCAATTTATAGGCACTTTTTTATTTGCGGCAGGCGCTGCTGCAGCTGACCCTTTGATGACCGAAAATCAGTTTACCATTTCGTTTCTGATATTCGGTGTCATCCCGATTCTTCTGATCTCTATTGTGATCAGCATCTTATATTTCAGCCTGCTCACAGCCTCAAAGATGCAGGGGACACTGGGAAAAGCATTGCTCGGCCTTAAGGTCGTCAATGAAGGTGGCGGACGGATTTCCATCGGCCAGGCCTTCGGACGCGCTTTCGCTTCTATCATATCTAAGCTCATTCTTTATATCGGTTTCATCATGGCCGCCTTCGGTGAGAAAAAAACGCTGCACGACATCATATGCAGCACGCGCGTTGTCTATAAATAA
- the ahpC gene encoding alkyl hydroperoxide reductase subunit C, with protein sequence MSLIGKEVLPFEAKAFKNGEFIDVTNEDLKGQWSVFCFYPADFSFVCPTELEDLQGQYAALKELGVEVYSVSTDTHFVHKGWHDSSEKIGKITYAMIGDPSQTISRNFDVLDEESGLADRGTFIIDPDGVIQTVEINAGGIGRDASNLVNKVKAAQYVRQNPGEVCPAKWEEGGETLTPSLDLVGKI encoded by the coding sequence ATGTCTTTAATCGGAAAAGAAGTACTGCCATTCGAAGCAAAAGCTTTCAAAAACGGTGAATTCATCGATGTAACAAACGAAGATTTGAAAGGTCAATGGAGCGTTTTCTGCTTCTACCCAGCAGATTTCTCTTTCGTATGCCCGACTGAACTTGAAGATCTTCAAGGACAATACGCTGCACTGAAAGAATTAGGTGTTGAAGTATACTCTGTTTCTACAGATACTCACTTCGTACACAAAGGCTGGCATGACAGCTCTGAAAAAATCGGCAAAATCACTTACGCAATGATCGGTGACCCATCTCAAACGATCTCTCGCAACTTCGACGTTCTTGACGAAGAAAGCGGACTTGCTGACCGCGGAACATTCATCATCGATCCGGATGGCGTCATCCAAACAGTTGAAATCAATGCAGGCGGTATCGGCCGTGACGCAAGCAACCTTGTAAATAAAGTAAAAGCAGCTCAATACGTTCGTCAAAACCCAGGTGAAGTCTGCCCGGCTAAATGGGAAGAAGGCGGCGAAACACTTACACCTAGCCTTGATCTGGTAGGTAAAATCTAA
- the ahpF gene encoding alkyl hydroperoxide reductase subunit F, which translates to MVLDANIKAQLNQYMQLIENDIVLKVSAGDDDTSKDMLALVDELASMSSKISVEQAELYRTPSFSVNRAGEDTGVTFAGVPLGHEFTSLVLALLQVSGRAPKVDQKVIDQIKNISGEYRFESYISLTCHNCPDVVQALNMMSVLNPNITHTMIDGAAFKEEVESKNIMAVPTVFLNGESFGSGRMTLEEILAKLGSGADASEFADKEPFDVLVVGGGPAGASAAIYTARKGIRTGVVAERFGGQVLDTMSIENFISVKATEGPKLAASLEEHVKDYDIDVMNLQRAKRLEKKDLFELELENGAVLKSKTVILSTGARWRNVNVPGEQEFKNKGVAYCPHCDGPLFEGKDVAVIGGGNSGIEAAIDLAGIVNHVTVLEFAPELKADEVLQKRLYSLPNVTVHKNAQTKEITGDQNVNGITYIDRETGEEKHVELQGVFVQIGLVPNTEWLDETVERNRIGEIIVDKSGATSVPGLFAAGDCTDGPYNQIIISMGSGATAALGAFDYLIRN; encoded by the coding sequence TTGGTACTTGATGCAAATATCAAAGCACAATTAAATCAATATATGCAGCTAATTGAGAACGACATCGTTCTCAAAGTAAGCGCCGGTGACGATGACACGTCTAAGGACATGCTGGCTCTCGTTGACGAGCTGGCTTCCATGTCATCTAAAATTTCAGTTGAACAAGCTGAATTATACAGAACACCAAGCTTCAGCGTTAATCGTGCAGGAGAAGACACAGGCGTTACATTCGCCGGTGTTCCTCTCGGCCACGAATTTACTTCATTAGTGCTCGCATTGCTTCAAGTCAGCGGCAGAGCGCCTAAGGTTGATCAAAAGGTCATTGACCAGATTAAGAACATCAGCGGAGAATACCGCTTTGAGTCTTATATCAGCCTGACGTGCCACAACTGCCCTGATGTCGTCCAAGCACTAAACATGATGAGCGTGCTTAACCCGAATATCACACATACAATGATTGACGGCGCGGCATTCAAAGAAGAAGTTGAAAGCAAAAACATCATGGCTGTTCCGACTGTTTTCTTAAACGGTGAATCTTTCGGCAGCGGCCGTATGACCCTCGAAGAGATTCTCGCGAAATTGGGCAGCGGCGCAGATGCATCTGAGTTTGCTGACAAAGAGCCGTTTGACGTTCTTGTTGTCGGCGGCGGACCGGCCGGCGCAAGCGCGGCCATCTACACGGCGCGTAAAGGCATCCGCACAGGTGTCGTCGCTGAACGCTTCGGCGGTCAGGTACTCGACACCATGAGCATCGAAAACTTCATCAGTGTCAAAGCGACTGAAGGACCGAAGCTCGCTGCAAGCCTTGAAGAGCACGTGAAAGATTATGATATTGACGTCATGAATCTGCAGCGCGCGAAACGCCTTGAGAAAAAAGACCTCTTCGAACTTGAACTCGAAAACGGCGCTGTCCTGAAAAGTAAAACAGTGATCCTGTCAACAGGTGCCCGCTGGCGCAATGTCAACGTACCTGGTGAGCAAGAGTTCAAAAACAAAGGTGTCGCTTACTGCCCGCACTGTGACGGACCATTGTTTGAAGGCAAAGACGTAGCGGTTATCGGCGGCGGAAACTCCGGAATCGAAGCGGCGATTGACCTTGCAGGTATCGTCAATCACGTGACTGTGCTGGAGTTCGCGCCTGAACTGAAAGCAGACGAAGTTCTGCAAAAACGTCTCTACAGCCTGCCAAACGTGACTGTACACAAAAATGCACAAACAAAAGAAATCACAGGCGACCAAAACGTAAACGGCATCACGTATATTGACCGTGAAACAGGCGAAGAAAAACACGTTGAACTCCAAGGTGTATTCGTCCAAATCGGTCTCGTGCCAAACACAGAATGGCTAGACGAAACTGTCGAACGCAACCGCATCGGCGAAATCATCGTCGACAAGAGCGGCGCGACAAGCGTTCCCGGCCTATTCGCCGCAGGGGACTGCACAGACGGCCCGTACAACCAAATCATTATCTCAATGGGATCAGGTGCAACCGCCGCTTTAGGCGCATTTGATTATTTGATCCGGAACTAG
- a CDS encoding L-dopachrome tautomerase-related protein: MENNSYMNGQSPYPAEPYLLREYGTQPGRRGHYEMIFHWNHLDWDFPNDEMKKEFYKKEYWKKCMPAGIKMDRQGHYYVSVPRWAHGVPATLNKIVIKDGKPLLEAFPSWEWNRAGNPAVLQSVLGYEIDEYNRMWILDQGKIAYERSPEGSQKLVIIDLDRNQLIDSIQIPNEIANYRTSFLNDVVVDNKNGFVYITDSGNGWPDHPLDGGIIVFNIRTRTFRRVLDRHFSTQDFPGFHFEIDNRPVFTNKPVKIGADGIALSGERTVLYYCQVTGRNLYAIDTSLLQDFQTPLEVISRSVRAVGSKGTTTDGMHADHQGNVFYTMLEGKGIGVYQPEDNSFHQFVSDDRMLWVDGVAFDQKGSIIFNSNRLHQMFDESRQDINWSYPYNLIIWKAFVGPDVKSYLYGL, encoded by the coding sequence ATGGAAAACAATTCGTACATGAATGGACAATCGCCATATCCCGCTGAGCCCTATCTATTAAGAGAATATGGGACGCAGCCGGGCAGAAGAGGACACTATGAAATGATATTTCATTGGAACCATTTAGATTGGGATTTTCCGAATGATGAGATGAAAAAAGAATTTTACAAAAAGGAATATTGGAAAAAGTGTATGCCGGCCGGCATTAAAATGGATCGGCAGGGGCATTATTATGTGTCGGTTCCCCGCTGGGCTCACGGTGTTCCGGCTACCTTGAACAAGATTGTGATAAAAGACGGGAAGCCGTTATTAGAGGCCTTTCCAAGCTGGGAGTGGAATCGGGCTGGAAACCCGGCTGTTCTTCAGTCCGTCTTGGGGTACGAGATTGATGAATACAATCGGATGTGGATTCTTGACCAAGGGAAAATTGCCTATGAAAGGTCACCGGAAGGCTCACAGAAGCTTGTGATCATTGATTTAGACCGCAATCAGCTGATCGATTCAATTCAGATTCCGAATGAGATTGCCAATTACCGTACGTCTTTCTTAAATGATGTTGTCGTTGACAATAAAAATGGGTTTGTCTATATCACGGATTCGGGTAATGGCTGGCCGGACCATCCGCTTGATGGGGGAATCATTGTGTTTAACATAAGAACAAGGACTTTCCGGCGCGTGCTTGACCGGCATTTCAGCACGCAGGACTTTCCGGGATTTCATTTTGAGATTGATAACCGGCCGGTGTTTACAAACAAGCCGGTAAAGATCGGAGCGGATGGAATCGCACTGTCCGGAGAACGGACGGTTCTTTACTATTGTCAGGTCACGGGACGGAATTTATATGCGATTGATACATCTCTCCTGCAGGATTTTCAAACGCCTCTGGAAGTGATTTCGAGGTCCGTTCGAGCGGTGGGAAGCAAGGGTACGACGACTGATGGTATGCATGCTGATCATCAGGGAAATGTTTTTTACACCATGCTTGAGGGGAAAGGCATTGGCGTTTACCAGCCAGAAGATAACAGCTTTCATCAGTTCGTCTCGGATGACAGAATGCTTTGGGTGGACGGAGTGGCTTTCGATCAAAAAGGGTCGATCATTTTTAACAGCAACCGGCTGCATCAAATGTTTGATGAGTCACGGCAGGATATTAACTGGTCCTATCCGTACAATTTGATCATATGGAAAGCGTTTGTCGGTCCTGATGTGAAGTCCTATTTATATGGGCTGTAA